Part of the Engystomops pustulosus chromosome 4, aEngPut4.maternal, whole genome shotgun sequence genome is shown below.
ATATTCTGGATCTCCAGCAATATCAATGTCTAATGGAGTGTCTTGACTGTGGCCTAGTAAGGTCTCCACATAAGTTTGGTTTGTCATAGTTTCATTAATGAAGAAATGGACCAGGGCTGTGCCATGCCTGGAAGGCTTTCCTTTATCATTCACCCTTACTACTAGACGATGCAGACCGTGATGCTTTCTTAAAATTTGTTTTTCTAGGGTAACCTCACCTCCTGCAGGAGTTATTTGGAATAGATCAAAAGGATTACCACTAGCAATGGTGTAATGAAGCTCTGCATTGACACCTGTGTCCATATCCTCAGCCCGTACCTTGTTGACTTGTGTACCTGGAGGAGTAGAGGGTGTTAGATAAAAATATGAACTATTAGATGGTACCACAATCACTGGAGCATTATCATTCTCATCAAGGACATTAATAGTCACTCCAACGTAGGAAGAACGGGGCGGGTCCCCTCCGTCCACCGCCTTCAACCGGAAGGTGTAAGTGCTTTGATGCTCCCGGTCAAAGGAGATGCTGGAAAGAATAGTACCGGTCCCATTCTGGATGACAAATTCTCCAGTGTCAGGTTCTACTGTGAGATGGTATTGAGCATTTTCACCTTTGTCTGCATCTATGACAGTAACCATACCCACAGGGCTCAATCTTGGCATATTCTCCATTACTGAAAAATTGTAGCCATTAAGCATAAACTTTGGATCATtgtcattgcagtctaggacagTAATTACAACTGAGGCGGTGCCTTTTAAGCTTGGGGTTCCTTTGTCTGCAGCTACCACATGGAAATTGTACTGTTCTACTGCCTCCCGGTCCAAAACGGTGTTAACCCTAATCAGACCAGAGTCTGGGTTGATAGAGAAGATGCCACGAGTTGTGGGGTCTGCAAGTATGGAGTAAGATATCTGAGCATTGGATCCACTATCAGCATCACTTGCGCTAACTTGCATCACAATATCATCCGGTGAATTATTCTCTTTGAAGGTCACTTCCATCAAACTTTGGGTGAAGATAGGAGCATTGTCATTCACATCAGTTACTTGCACCTTAAGAGAGTTGGTGCTGGAAAGAGGAGGATTACCAGAGTCAACAGCTACAATTTCAATGGTGTATTCTTTCACGGCCTCATAGTCCAGGGGTGTTGTGGTCTGCAAGAAGTACTTCTTTTTGCTGTCTGTTCCAGTATCACTGACCTGCTTCAGCTGGAATGGAACATCTCTAGCCACAACACAAGTCACAGCAGCATTTTCACCTTCATCAACGTCAGAAACTTGTACCAAGGCCACCGGTGTCTCGACTGGTACATCTTCAGAAATATTTGCAACACCATCCTGATGGGTTACCAGGCCAAAACCTCTGATGTCAATGACTGGTTTGTTGTCATTTGTATCACGAATAGTAATGGTGACTTGAGTGCGTGCAGATTTTGGGTTGGATCCTTTGTCTTTGGCCACTACAGAGAATCGCAGTGTTCCAACATCTTCACGATCTATGGGACCCTGAACTGTTATGAGACCTGTTGACCTGTCTAGGTGTAGCAACCGTCGTACAGTATCAGAGGCCTGGTGAAAGGCATAGTCTATTTCGGCATTGGCTCCCTGGTCAGAATCATTGGCTTTAACCTGAAAAACAAGACAGACaatttaattattaaaaaatatatttatacattttctttttcAATGGTTAAAATGGAAATTTTCAAATGTGGCCAAGGTGGATTTTATAATCACAATTTGAAGCTATAATGAACGAACATTAATTAAACTAAAATTTATACAATTATAAAGACTTTGCATGAAAATTAAAATTTAGTCTTCATTGTGCTGTGAATAATAGATTAAATGACCGATTAGGTATTTGGTTTCTGTTAAACACAACGCAACACCATAAATCTTCCATCACATTAGGCCACATTGCACTAtggccaaacaaaaaaaaaaaaaaaaccagcaaTGCTATGTTTTTCAGATTTGATAACCCAGAATCAATTCTAAGAAATGAATATCTGGTAAAAGGTCAATGCAGCCATGAAGTGTGAGGGATTTGCTTTGATCACATATTGATGGTGTCAAAGTCACTCTAGCGTGACAGGCGTGATTTTGAACTAGCTCAAAAGAATGCGACTACAATTAAAATGTGGGACACAGCTCAGATCAATGTGCCAGTGAACTGCGAAGTCCTTATATTCAGACACGCTCAACTCAGTTCAAGATTGTATATCACACAGGGCACATGGGAATTCTACAAGAAAGGCTAACCAGAATTTATAAAATAAGCATATATAAAATTCTACAGTTCATAATAAGTTTTTATTCAACAATCCCATTATCTATGAGAAGTTGATCTACTAATGCTAGAAATACACCTCAATATTTGCTTGCGCCATCCAGCGATTTTGACAGGATCGGCTAATGCATATATTAACAACGCTATAGTCGCCAAGAGACTGTTGTCTAAGCAAATAAAGGGTCAAAGAAAGTGGTTTTGTAGCTCAATCCCATTGACGTCCATGAAAAGTGGTACAAAGTTTCTACAAGAAAGCAGCTATGTTTTTCTAAACCATTAACCGCTTCATTTTTCCAGATGAATAGCATTGACAGACATGTCAGGCCACTGCTACACCCCCAtttttctatgaaaaaaaaaaaaaaaaaaaaaacaagagagtATATACTTTGGGGGTAGTTGGGGATGACATATGTTTGCCAAATGATCCTATGTCTTACAGTTGCCCTATTTAGGCTGGGAACCATGGGAAGTTTCACTTTGAAATAAGGACCTGAAAATAAAAAGGTTAGAGACCTTTGACCTGAACTGAATGTGAAAAAACTTGTGGAACACTTGGAATACTGACAGATCCAATTTGTTTCAATAGGAGAAAATCACCAAAAGGTCATGtgaaggaaggaaaaaaaaaaacaaaaaaaatccagtTTCTAGTTGTAGTCGTTCCCTGCATTGGACTGAATAAACCACCTTCACAAAAACTCACCCAACCAGTTTCTTGTCAAGCTACAACCCAAGTTAAAAGGAATGTAAAACATCCTGCAATAGAGTCACCTGGAAGAAGCTAATGCTGAAAGGAACAGAAATTGTACAATATACAAAACTGGTTTTCCCCTATGTGGCTACCAGGAAAAGACTAGAATACTTAGTCCAGGGTtaagtttttcaaaaaatttgtagTAACATAAAATTTACTCATATTAATTACCATAAGATTATTAAAAACGCAGTTTGTACAGTTTTGAGAAGCATCTACATCGGAGGATTTAAAGTCTTTGAACTTTCTAAACCTCTTACGTGAGTTTGAGTgtaaaaggacaaaaaaaaaaaaaattccatttactAGAGTGAAGCAAATGACCCGATCCCTCTGGGCATCTAAAAATGGGGAGAAATCGAGGCTTGCTAAAAATCAAAATTGCCCAGCGAAattataggccggtgaactggCAAATTGCCCAGATACTGCCCTACCGTGGCTTCGTGTGCAATGGTCTCCAAAAAGGTAATTTCAATGTGATTTCATATATTGGTTGTAAATTATCTGCATAACTGAGCCATAACACAAATTACACACGGCCAGGGGAAATTTGAACAATTAGTAGTAATTCTATAATTGGAGAATTGGGTTTTTGAGGACGGGTGTTCTTCGTTTTACCCGGTTAATATAATAAGCCAATAATAAAAAGTCATGAATGGGTAGATTTAGGAAAgtctacacaaaaaaaaaaaaaaaaaagccagtttGTTTGATCTTTGCTGTAGATGTTACATTAAACATCCTCATCCAATGACTGCTTAATTCCCTCCGGCTGTAATCCTGAGCAGAAAGGAAGAGCCACTCCATtagacacacagcatatactttAATTACTTATCTGATGGAAAGCAGGTACGCATGCTGATAAAGTGTCTTCTGCTCTTGAACTTATCTATAAAAAGGTATCTTGAAAGAGTCAAATCTAAACAGGGGTAATAACATTAAGTTTGTTCTGCTTACCTGGAGTACAGAGTGTCCCATTGGGCTGTTTTCAGGTAACGCGGCTTCGTAAGCCATCTTCTCAAACTTCGGTGCATTGTCATTGGTGTCAAGGATTGAGATTCGCAACAAAGCACTGCTAGCTCTTGGGGTCTTTCCGCCATCTTGGACTTTTATTGTAAGATCATATGAATCCCTCTGTTCACGGTCAAGATTTCCCATTACAATGAGCTGGGGTTGCTTTTCATCCTGGTCCTCGGCCACCTGCAGTCCAAAAAGTTCATGTGCTTCCGGCCCCACAATCAACTCATAAGAAGCCACTCCATTCACTCCAGAATCACGGTCAGTAGCAGCTGGGATTGGAAAAAGGTTtccaatattggtgttttctggAATGGAGATTGTTAGAACGGGAGAGGCAAAGTTTGGCGTGTTGTCATTAATGTCCAAAACCTCTATTTGTCCATCTAGCAGTCTTGGAACAGGGGACATTAAATCAGTCATGGACACTTCAAACTCCAAAAAGCATGGCTGGCCTGGGAACAAGTTCTGGCACTCACGGAGATGTTCTCGGTCAATGGCAAACTCTGTGGTATAGATATCCCCAGTCTTTCCATCCACACGGAGGTACGGATGTCCCAGCTCCAGCTTATAAAGGTGCTTTGAATCAGGATAGCCATAGTCAGCAGCCAAGCTTCCAATCAATATATTAGGTGGTTGTTCCTCCTCAACTTTGTATTTCACCTGGGTGGAAGATGCAATaagaggaagctggaggagaAGCCATGTGTAAAAGCAGAAGACTATTCTCTTCATCCTTAGTTTCAACAGGTATGGCAACTCTGTAAGGAAAGGCAGATAAAAAGGGAAACAAGGTTAAGGTCAGAAAAACATGCAAGCCAATGAGAGAAGAGTTTCAGTCACTGATATGCTAAACAGCACAACGTGTCACGGACACCCTGCTGTGGAATGCAGGTGTTGGTTCCCAATTGAAATGCTTTGTCTGACTAGTCACACCGTCCAGGTAAAAggacaaggaaaaataaaatacacacCCCTTTCAAATGTTTGTCACATACACCTAGCAATTGTGTCCCTGATGTAACATAAAGGAAAGCCACACCTGTGAGATTAGAAAACTGGCTTAATAGATACCATGCCGAATACTGGATCAATAGTGACTCAACCATGATAGGATTATAGGAATGAAGTTAGACCTCCTTGTGTACTAGGAACCCACATTCCTAGTACAGAACCCCTAGTGTTCCTAGTATAGAATGTGATATTGTCATGTTCATTCAAAAATATAGCATAGGAGGTTATCgaggacaaagaaaaaaaaaaataccccgaACACACAAACGCCAACACAAAACCAGTTATACACCTAAAAATTCTCAAGAAGAAACTGCTTACTCAGATCTTTCAACACCAAAGCTGGACATGAACCTGTCTAACTTGATCCAACAACTAAAAAGCTAAGGATTTTGTTTTTGTGggcggccacacacacacacaaaaaaaaactattacttACAAGATGGAGGGGGAAATATATCATCACTAAGACCCCAATAGTTAGAATAGGTGACCAATGGGGTTAGCAGTGCCTAGACCTCCAATGACTCTTTAGTATAAGGGGTAAATATCAAACCCCTTTTAAGGATGGGGACGGACAGACATTGTAAAAGggatcagacttttttttttttacaaagcaaTTTGCCGAGACAAAGGAGGTGGAGACTGAACATTTGCATTGTAAGGGTCAGATATTGCAACCTGAATCGGCAGCAGTAATTGACATGTTGTGGACGATTCTGTTGCGATTTCTCCCAATTTGTCAATGGCTTAAAAGAGTTGTCCCATCTTGATATGTCAAATGCCCAACAAATGCAAATCCTACCAAAGCATGGGGGTTTCCTACCCCCTCCACCCTTCAACATGCATGTGACCACTTAATTCACTACAGCTGTGTGACAGGGGCTGGAAACTCTAAACTAAAGACAGATGTAGGGCCTAAAAGGTGGGAAAGTTAAAAATACCCAATTTAATAACTAATGGAGCTGAACACTGTGCAGCATTACATCCGCTATTCAACCTTCACCAGGACTCCATGTTCTTTTGAT
Proteins encoded:
- the PCDH1 gene encoding protocadherin-1 isoform X3, which encodes MRSREEEGGGGWSKAGLPELPYLLKLRMKRIVFCFYTWLLLQLPLIASSTQVKYKVEEEQPPNILIGSLAADYGYPDSKHLYKLELGHPYLRVDGKTGDIYTTEFAIDREHLRECQNLFPGQPCFLEFEVSMTDLMSPVPRLLDGQIEVLDINDNTPNFASPVLTISIPENTNIGNLFPIPAATDRDSGVNGVASYELIVGPEAHELFGLQVAEDQDEKQPQLIVMGNLDREQRDSYDLTIKVQDGGKTPRASSALLRISILDTNDNAPKFEKMAYEAALPENSPMGHSVLQVKANDSDQGANAEIDYAFHQASDTVRRLLHLDRSTGLITVQGPIDREDVGTLRFSVVAKDKGSNPKSARTQVTITIRDTNDNKPVIDIRGFGLVTHQDGVANISEDVPVETPVALVQVSDVDEGENAAVTCVVARDVPFQLKQVSDTGTDSKKKYFLQTTTPLDYEAVKEYTIEIVAVDSGNPPLSSTNSLKVQVTDVNDNAPIFTQSLMEVTFKENNSPDDIVMQVSASDADSGSNAQISYSILADPTTRGIFSINPDSGLIRVNTVLDREAVEQYNFHVVAADKGTPSLKGTASVVITVLDCNDNDPKFMLNGYNFSVMENMPRLSPVGMVTVIDADKGENAQYHLTVEPDTGEFVIQNGTGTILSSISFDREHQSTYTFRLKAVDGGDPPRSSYVGVTINVLDENDNAPVIVVPSNSSYFYLTPSTPPGTQVNKVRAEDMDTGVNAELHYTIASGNPFDLFQITPAGGEVTLEKQILRKHHGLHRLVVRVNDKGKPSRHGTALVHFFINETMTNQTYVETLLGHSQDTPLDIDIAGDPEYERNKQQRNIVFGVIAGIMAVILVIVAVVLVRYCRQKEAKSGYQAGKKETKDLYAPKQSNKNNKNKIKAKKSKSPKPPKPVEEDEETGLQKSLKFNLMSDSVGDSPRIHLPLNYPPGSPDLGRHYRSNSPLPSIQLQPQSPSASKKHQVVQDLPAANTFVGTGDNNSTGSDQYSDYSYRTNPQKYNHKQLPHRRVTFSTSNQAPDIQDPSQHSYYDSGLEESETPSSKSSSGPRIGPLALPEDHYERTTPDGSIGEMEHPETDTETVNDPENSCVNLNLLYSYLRPLPDVAMTGNCTRECTEYGHSDTCWMPGQPSPNRRPKNALKLSTFVPYQDKGSQEQIGNGNPRIPEDRIGGNNNSTTKMANIQLLPTYSAFTSNSHEPCTDSPMEEIPLTQTADFQHATTPSSQSAKREIYL
- the PCDH1 gene encoding protocadherin-1 isoform X1 translates to MRSREEEGGGGWSKAGLPELPYLLKLRMKRIVFCFYTWLLLQLPLIASSTQVKYKVEEEQPPNILIGSLAADYGYPDSKHLYKLELGHPYLRVDGKTGDIYTTEFAIDREHLRECQNLFPGQPCFLEFEVSMTDLMSPVPRLLDGQIEVLDINDNTPNFASPVLTISIPENTNIGNLFPIPAATDRDSGVNGVASYELIVGPEAHELFGLQVAEDQDEKQPQLIVMGNLDREQRDSYDLTIKVQDGGKTPRASSALLRISILDTNDNAPKFEKMAYEAALPENSPMGHSVLQVKANDSDQGANAEIDYAFHQASDTVRRLLHLDRSTGLITVQGPIDREDVGTLRFSVVAKDKGSNPKSARTQVTITIRDTNDNKPVIDIRGFGLVTHQDGVANISEDVPVETPVALVQVSDVDEGENAAVTCVVARDVPFQLKQVSDTGTDSKKKYFLQTTTPLDYEAVKEYTIEIVAVDSGNPPLSSTNSLKVQVTDVNDNAPIFTQSLMEVTFKENNSPDDIVMQVSASDADSGSNAQISYSILADPTTRGIFSINPDSGLIRVNTVLDREAVEQYNFHVVAADKGTPSLKGTASVVITVLDCNDNDPKFMLNGYNFSVMENMPRLSPVGMVTVIDADKGENAQYHLTVEPDTGEFVIQNGTGTILSSISFDREHQSTYTFRLKAVDGGDPPRSSYVGVTINVLDENDNAPVIVVPSNSSYFYLTPSTPPGTQVNKVRAEDMDTGVNAELHYTIASGNPFDLFQITPAGGEVTLEKQILRKHHGLHRLVVRVNDKGKPSRHGTALVHFFINETMTNQTYVETLLGHSQDTPLDIDIAGDPEYERNKQQRNIVFGVIAGIMAVILVIVAVVLVRYCRQKEAKSGYQAGKKETKDLYAPKQSNKNNKNKIKAKKSKSPKPPKPVEEDEETGLQKSLKFNLMSDSVGDSPRIHLPLNYPPGSPDLGRHYRSNSPLPSIQLQPQSPSASKKHQVVQDLPAANTFVGTGDNNSTGSDQYSDYSYRTNPQKYNHKQDSTHNSYPEDLVLETTTSGHKLPHRRVTFSTSNQAPDIQDPSQHSYYDSGLEESETPSSKSSSGPRIGPLALPEDHYERTTPDGSIGEMEHPETDTETVNDPENSCVNLNLLYSYLRPLPDVAMTGNCTRECTEYGHSDTCWMPGQPSPNRRPKNALKLSTFVPYQDKGSQEQIGNGNPRIPEDRIGGNNNSTTKMANIQLLPTYSAFTSNSHEPCTDSPMEEIPLTQTADFQHATTPSSQSAKREIYL
- the PCDH1 gene encoding protocadherin-1 isoform X4, whose protein sequence is MKRIVFCFYTWLLLQLPLIASSTQVKYKVEEEQPPNILIGSLAADYGYPDSKHLYKLELGHPYLRVDGKTGDIYTTEFAIDREHLRECQNLFPGQPCFLEFEVSMTDLMSPVPRLLDGQIEVLDINDNTPNFASPVLTISIPENTNIGNLFPIPAATDRDSGVNGVASYELIVGPEAHELFGLQVAEDQDEKQPQLIVMGNLDREQRDSYDLTIKVQDGGKTPRASSALLRISILDTNDNAPKFEKMAYEAALPENSPMGHSVLQVKANDSDQGANAEIDYAFHQASDTVRRLLHLDRSTGLITVQGPIDREDVGTLRFSVVAKDKGSNPKSARTQVTITIRDTNDNKPVIDIRGFGLVTHQDGVANISEDVPVETPVALVQVSDVDEGENAAVTCVVARDVPFQLKQVSDTGTDSKKKYFLQTTTPLDYEAVKEYTIEIVAVDSGNPPLSSTNSLKVQVTDVNDNAPIFTQSLMEVTFKENNSPDDIVMQVSASDADSGSNAQISYSILADPTTRGIFSINPDSGLIRVNTVLDREAVEQYNFHVVAADKGTPSLKGTASVVITVLDCNDNDPKFMLNGYNFSVMENMPRLSPVGMVTVIDADKGENAQYHLTVEPDTGEFVIQNGTGTILSSISFDREHQSTYTFRLKAVDGGDPPRSSYVGVTINVLDENDNAPVIVVPSNSSYFYLTPSTPPGTQVNKVRAEDMDTGVNAELHYTIASGNPFDLFQITPAGGEVTLEKQILRKHHGLHRLVVRVNDKGKPSRHGTALVHFFINETMTNQTYVETLLGHSQDTPLDIDIAGDPEYERNKQQRNIVFGVIAGIMAVILVIVAVVLVRYCRQKEAKSGYQAGKKETKDLYAPKQSNKNNKNKIKAKKSKSPKPPKPVEEDEETGLQKSLKFNLMSDSVGDSPRIHLPLNYPPGSPDLGRHYRSNSPLPSIQLQPQSPSASKKHQVVQDLPAANTFVGTGDNNSTGSDQYSDYSYRTNPQKYNHKQDSTHNSYPEDLVLETTTSGHKLPHRRVTFSTSNQAPDIQDPSQHSYYDSGLEESETPSSKSSSGPRIGPLALPEDHYERTTPDGSIGEMEHPETDTETVNDPENSCVNLNLLYSYLRPLPDVAMTGNCTRECTEYGHSDTCWMPGQPSPNRRPKNALKLSTFVPYQDKGSQEQIGNGNPRIPEDRIGGNNNSTTKMANIQLLPTYSAFTSNSHEPCTDSPMEEIPLTQTADFQHATTPSSQSAKREIYL
- the PCDH1 gene encoding protocadherin-1 isoform X6, producing the protein MRSREEEGGGGWSKAGLPELPYLLKLRMKRIVFCFYTWLLLQLPLIASSTQVKYKVEEEQPPNILIGSLAADYGYPDSKHLYKLELGHPYLRVDGKTGDIYTTEFAIDREHLRECQNLFPGQPCFLEFEVSMTDLMSPVPRLLDGQIEVLDINDNTPNFASPVLTISIPENTNIGNLFPIPAATDRDSGVNGVASYELIVGPEAHELFGLQVAEDQDEKQPQLIVMGNLDREQRDSYDLTIKVQDGGKTPRASSALLRISILDTNDNAPKFEKMAYEAALPENSPMGHSVLQVKANDSDQGANAEIDYAFHQASDTVRRLLHLDRSTGLITVQGPIDREDVGTLRFSVVAKDKGSNPKSARTQVTITIRDTNDNKPVIDIRGFGLVTHQDGVANISEDVPVETPVALVQVSDVDEGENAAVTCVVARDVPFQLKQVSDTGTDSKKKYFLQTTTPLDYEAVKEYTIEIVAVDSGNPPLSSTNSLKVQVTDVNDNAPIFTQSLMEVTFKENNSPDDIVMQVSASDADSGSNAQISYSILADPTTRGIFSINPDSGLIRVNTVLDREAVEQYNFHVVAADKGTPSLKGTASVVITVLDCNDNDPKFMLNGYNFSVMENMPRLSPVGMVTVIDADKGENAQYHLTVEPDTGEFVIQNGTGTILSSISFDREHQSTYTFRLKAVDGGDPPRSSYVGVTINVLDENDNAPVIVVPSNSSYFYLTPSTPPGTQVNKVRAEDMDTGVNAELHYTIASGNPFDLFQITPAGGEVTLEKQILRKHHGLHRLVVRVNDKGKPSRHGTALVHFFINETMTNQTYVETLLGHSQDTPLDIDIAGDPEYERNKQQRNIVFGVIAGIMAVILVIVAVVLVRYCRQKEAKSGYQAGKKETKDLYAPKQSNKNNKNKIKAKKSKSPKPPKPVEEDEETGLQKSLKFNLMSDSVGDSPRIHLPLNYPPGSPDLGRHYRSNSPLPSIQLQPQSPSASKKHQVVQDLPAANTFVGTGDNNSTGSDQYSDYSYRTNPQKYNHKQDSTHNSYPEDLVLETTTSGHKLPHRRVTFSTSNQAPDIQDPSQHSYYDSGLEESETPSSKSSSGPRIGPLALPEDHYERTTPDGSIGEMEHPETDTETVNDPENSCVNLNLLYSWKSGENFDSPLTRDVPRLGCGLPHYKVLKSAGQATLQPAM
- the PCDH1 gene encoding protocadherin-1 isoform X7, which produces MRSREEEGGGGWSKAGLPELPYLLKLRMKRIVFCFYTWLLLQLPLIASSTQVKYKVEEEQPPNILIGSLAADYGYPDSKHLYKLELGHPYLRVDGKTGDIYTTEFAIDREHLRECQNLFPGQPCFLEFEVSMTDLMSPVPRLLDGQIEVLDINDNTPNFASPVLTISIPENTNIGNLFPIPAATDRDSGVNGVASYELIVGPEAHELFGLQVAEDQDEKQPQLIVMGNLDREQRDSYDLTIKVQDGGKTPRASSALLRISILDTNDNAPKFEKMAYEAALPENSPMGHSVLQVKANDSDQGANAEIDYAFHQASDTVRRLLHLDRSTGLITVQGPIDREDVGTLRFSVVAKDKGSNPKSARTQVTITIRDTNDNKPVIDIRGFGLVTHQDGVANISEDVPVETPVALVQVSDVDEGENAAVTCVVARDVPFQLKQVSDTGTDSKKKYFLQTTTPLDYEAVKEYTIEIVAVDSGNPPLSSTNSLKVQVTDVNDNAPIFTQSLMEVTFKENNSPDDIVMQVSASDADSGSNAQISYSILADPTTRGIFSINPDSGLIRVNTVLDREAVEQYNFHVVAADKGTPSLKGTASVVITVLDCNDNDPKFMLNGYNFSVMENMPRLSPVGMVTVIDADKGENAQYHLTVEPDTGEFVIQNGTGTILSSISFDREHQSTYTFRLKAVDGGDPPRSSYVGVTINVLDENDNAPVIVVPSNSSYFYLTPSTPPGTQVNKVRAEDMDTGVNAELHYTIASGNPFDLFQITPAGGEVTLEKQILRKHHGLHRLVVRVNDKGKPSRHGTALVHFFINETMTNQTYVETLLGHSQDTPLDIDIAGDPEYERNKQQRNIVFGVIAGIMAVILVIVAVVLVRYCRQKEAKSGYQAGKKETKDLYAPKQSNKNNKNKIKAKKSKSPKPPKPVEEDEETGLQKSLKFNLMSDSVGDSPRIHLPLNYPPGSPDLGRHYRSNSPLPSIQLQPQSPSASKKHQVVQDLPAANTFVGTGDNNSTGSDQYSDYSYRTNPQKYNHKQDSTHNSYPEDLVLETTTSGHKLPHRRVTFSTSNQAPDIQDPSQHSYYDSGLEESETPSSKSSSGPRIGPLALPEDHYERTTPDGSIGEMEHPETGKSGENFDSPLTRDVPRLGCGLPHYKVLKSAGQATLQPAM
- the PCDH1 gene encoding protocadherin-1 isoform X5, which gives rise to MRSREEEGGGGWSKAGLPELPYLLKLRMKRIVFCFYTWLLLQLPLIASSTQVKYKVEEEQPPNILIGSLAADYGYPDSKHLYKLELGHPYLRVDGKTGDIYTTEFAIDREHLRECQNLFPGQPCFLEFEVSMTDLMSPVPRLLDGQIEVLDINDNTPNFASPVLTISIPENTNIGNLFPIPAATDRDSGVNGVASYELIVGPEAHELFGLQVAEDQDEKQPQLIVMGNLDREQRDSYDLTIKVQDGGKTPRASSALLRISILDTNDNAPKFEKMAYEAALPENSPMGHSVLQVKANDSDQGANAEIDYAFHQASDTVRRLLHLDRSTGLITVQGPIDREDVGTLRFSVVAKDKGSNPKSARTQVTITIRDTNDNKPVIDIRGFGLVTHQDGVANISEDVPVETPVALVQVSDVDEGENAAVTCVVARDVPFQLKQVSDTGTDSKKKYFLQTTTPLDYEAVKEYTIEIVAVDSGNPPLSSTNSLKVQVTDVNDNAPIFTQSLMEVTFKENNSPDDIVMQVSASDADSGSNAQISYSILADPTTRGIFSINPDSGLIRVNTVLDREAVEQYNFHVVAADKGTPSLKGTASVVITVLDCNDNDPKFMLNGYNFSVMENMPRLSPVGMVTVIDADKGENAQYHLTVEPDTGEFVIQNGTGTILSSISFDREHQSTYTFRLKAVDGGDPPRSSYVGVTINVLDENDNAPVIVVPSNSSYFYLTPSTPPGTQVNKVRAEDMDTGVNAELHYTIASGNPFDLFQITPAGGEVTLEKQILRKHHGLHRLVVRVNDKGKPSRHGTALVHFFINETMTNQTYVETLLGHSQDTPLDIDIAGDPEYERNKQQRNIVFGVIAGIMAVILVIVAVVLVRYCRQKEAKSGYQAGKKETKDLYAPKQSNKNNKNKIKAKKSKSPKPPKPVEEDEETGLQKSLKFNLMSDSVGDSPRIHLPLNYPPGSPDLGRHYRSNSPLPSIQLQPQSPSASKKHQVVQDLPAANTFVGTGDNNSTGSDQYSDYSYRTNPQKYNHKQLPHRRVTFSTSNQAPDIQDPSQHSYYDSGLEESETPSSKSSSGPRIGPLALPEDHYERTTPDGSIGEMEHPETDLRPLPDVAMTGNCTRECTEYGHSDTCWMPGQPSPNRRPKNALKLSTFVPYQDKGSQEQIGNGNPRIPEDRIGGNNNSTTKMANIQLLPTYSAFTSNSHEPCTDSPMEEIPLTQTADFQHATTPSSQSAKREIYL
- the PCDH1 gene encoding protocadherin-1 isoform X2, translating into MRSREEEGGGGWSKAGLPELPYLLKLRMKRIVFCFYTWLLLQLPLIASSTQVKYKVEEEQPPNILIGSLAADYGYPDSKHLYKLELGHPYLRVDGKTGDIYTTEFAIDREHLRECQNLFPGQPCFLEFEVSMTDLMSPVPRLLDGQIEVLDINDNTPNFASPVLTISIPENTNIGNLFPIPAATDRDSGVNGVASYELIVGPEAHELFGLQVAEDQDEKQPQLIVMGNLDREQRDSYDLTIKVQDGGKTPRASSALLRISILDTNDNAPKFEKMAYEAALPENSPMGHSVLQVKANDSDQGANAEIDYAFHQASDTVRRLLHLDRSTGLITVQGPIDREDVGTLRFSVVAKDKGSNPKSARTQVTITIRDTNDNKPVIDIRGFGLVTHQDGVANISEDVPVETPVALVQVSDVDEGENAAVTCVVARDVPFQLKQVSDTGTDSKKKYFLQTTTPLDYEAVKEYTIEIVAVDSGNPPLSSTNSLKVQVTDVNDNAPIFTQSLMEVTFKENNSPDDIVMQVSASDADSGSNAQISYSILADPTTRGIFSINPDSGLIRVNTVLDREAVEQYNFHVVAADKGTPSLKGTASVVITVLDCNDNDPKFMLNGYNFSVMENMPRLSPVGMVTVIDADKGENAQYHLTVEPDTGEFVIQNGTGTILSSISFDREHQSTYTFRLKAVDGGDPPRSSYVGVTINVLDENDNAPVIVVPSNSSYFYLTPSTPPGTQVNKVRAEDMDTGVNAELHYTIASGNPFDLFQITPAGGEVTLEKQILRKHHGLHRLVVRVNDKGKPSRHGTALVHFFINETMTNQTYVETLLGHSQDTPLDIDIAGDPEYERNKQQRNIVFGVIAGIMAVILVIVAVVLVRYCRQKEAKSGYQAGKKETKDLYAPKQSNKNNKNKIKAKKSKSPKPPKPVEEDEETGLQKSLKFNLMSDSVGDSPRIHLPLNYPPGSPDLGRHYRSNSPLPSIQLQPQSPSASKKHQVVQDLPAANTFVGTGDNNSTGSDQYSDYSYRTNPQKYNHKQDSTHNSYPEDLVLETTTSGHKLPHRRVTFSTSNQAPDIQDPSQHSYYDSGLEESETPSSKSSSGPRIGPLALPEDHYERTTPDGSIGEMEHPETDLRPLPDVAMTGNCTRECTEYGHSDTCWMPGQPSPNRRPKNALKLSTFVPYQDKGSQEQIGNGNPRIPEDRIGGNNNSTTKMANIQLLPTYSAFTSNSHEPCTDSPMEEIPLTQTADFQHATTPSSQSAKREIYL